CCGCACGATGACACGAGTAATTCATTGAGCAACCATGACCATGCATGAGTATATAACTAAATCTGCTAGTAGAAAGTATAGCTTGACCGTTTACCACAAGTGCCTTGATTCTTGACGCCGGTGACAGCGCCGCTGGAGCGCCAGTCAACGCAGCACGGCTTGAAGGAGTGGTTGGGGAGGTAGGTGGGTGACGTGGCATTGAAGCTGGTGGTGTTGAGCCCGGTGAACTGCTGGATGACCTCCCTGGGGCTGAGGTCACCGAACCTGTTCATACGGACCCCGCCCGAGCCACGGACCTGAAACCCAGTTGGTCGGAATCCGCGACCGACGACCGTGCCAGGATTCTGTTGGTCGAATTGGCCGATGGCGTTGGTGTTGTTCTTGAAGACTTGGAACcgcatctcctcctcctcatggcACGAGTAGTGCTTTGAGTACTTGATCACCCACTTGGAGAACCTctccctcacctcggactccggcaGCTCaaacggcgggggcggcggcggtgggttaTGCGGCGGGTATTTTGCCGCAGCAAGCCATGCCTGCAGGAAAGTGGTGAGGCACAAGAGTAGGACACGGTAAGGCGTGGAGGAAGCCATCTTGATTAGCTCAGGTTGTATCCTTGTCTGGAATACATGCACCGGACCTCATGCTTATATAGGCGGGCGCCTAGCTAGTTCCATCGCAGCAGCACGTCGTGGGTGGCTGATG
This is a stretch of genomic DNA from Triticum dicoccoides isolate Atlit2015 ecotype Zavitan unplaced genomic scaffold, WEW_v2.0 scaffold141500, whole genome shotgun sequence. It encodes these proteins:
- the LOC119343807 gene encoding cysteine protease XCP2-like produces the protein MASSTPYRVLLLCLTTFLQAWLAAAKYPPHNPPPPPPPFELPESEVRERFSKWVIKYSKHYSCHEEEEMRFQVFKNNTNAIGQFDQQNPGTVVGRGFRPTGFQVRGSGGVRMNRFGDLSPREVIQQFTGLNTTSFNATSPTYLPNHSFKPCCVDWRSSGAVTGVKNQGTCGSCWAFAAVAAIEGMNKIRTGELVSLSEQVLVDCDTRSGGCGGGHSDSAMALVAARGGITSEERYPYAGFQGKCDMDKLLFDHQASLKGFKAVPPNNEGQLAIAVAMQPVTVYIDASGFE